TCAGTCATTTTCATACCTTATTAGAACTCAATTTTAGAAACTGAATTCATGTGCAAATAGTGCAACAAGAGCTATAAGTTATACTTAGTCATAGTAGCGGTCAATTTTTAATATGTTGACCTATTTCATTATTTACAAAcagacatgcacattacacagacTTATACATTACAAAACACACTTAGTTGTGACATTAGAATAAACCTACTAAAAGgttgtcatttttaatagattACATGAGATATCCTGTACATGTAGAACATATGGGATATCAGTACTTTATATTACTGATGCTAACCTATTTCTAAGAAAAGTACATTAAATTCACAACAATACCATTGTACACTGTGTTTCTTTGCACAAACTGATCGGCCTTCATTGTCTTTGCCTGCAGGAGCCATCTATTTCCTCCCAAATAGACATAAAATGTTCTAAGTCAAGCCTAGATTttgtgttgtcaatgggaagtttcTCAACTGTAAATAAGTTATAGGCCCACTCATCTTTAAATAAAGTGCGTTATCCTAATGTTCAGCACTGAATGTCAAATTGTATTCCATTCTCCATAATATACCTAAGTGCATACCGAGGTTCCCATGTATTGTGCAAGTAAAGTAATACACATCCAGTTTTTGCGATAATCAAACTAGAAGATTACCTCTAATTCTTTAAAATATTCGTGGTAAGTGATGTGAGGTATTAAAAAGAGTTCCACtattgttttctttctctttagaCAAGTACAATACATAAGTAAAGGTCCAGGCGGACAACATAGATATTCAAAGACTACAAACAAtgctttaaaaaatgtaaatctatatctgaattgttaaattcattttttgttTTCAAAATAAATGAAActatataattaaaaaatatttttgtataataaaattagTGCTCTTCTTTTCTAAACAAAGGAGAGTAATATAATGAATGGTAAAGGGCATTGATGTTGTATCATCTAATTCCCATTGTGTATACTTACTGTGGATAGAAGATATACTACTGTTTATCTTTCACTACAATTTACCAGTGTTAAAGGGGGCAagctgttccctagtttgtctcctATCAATATGACTGACTTATACTGCTTCTGCAGATGTATCTGTGGACACAGACATGGTCACTTTGGCAATCTTAACGGTGCTTTTAATGCAGCTTTCAGCTGCTCTATGGACATTACTGTTATTAGCATGTCTATTCTGATAGTCTGACTCCAAGCTGTTATCAAGTGGCTGTGCAGTCCCTTCACATGAGGGGAACATGCTACAAAATGCATTTCTCAAGTCTTTGCTTCGAAGGGCATAGATGATGGGATTCACAGTTGAATTAAGCAAGCAAAGCATGCTGCAGAAGGCAAACACTGTCTTTACGGTCTTGTTCATCTTCCCAAAAACATCATAAACCATAATAGCAAGAAGAGGACCCCAACAAATGATTAAAACCACTAATATAAGGACGAGTGTCTTGGCTAACCTAATATCCATACGAGTCTGGTCCGGCCTGGTAATGTGCACCTTGCCATCTTCTGATGTGTGAACTATGATGCTTTTTTGAGTGCCACGTTGCAGCATTCTCACAGCATGGTGGTGCGCTttccataatatatacatatatgcatacactATAAATAACAAGAGAACACTGGTTACCCCAATCCAAAACATTAGGTATGTTTCATCAATAAGGGGGAAAATATCTGAGCATACAGATTTTAGCAATTTGCAATTCCATCCAAACAGAGGAAGAACAGCTATGACTATAGCTATGGTCCACATCATACAGAATGCAATGACAGCTTTTGTCCTCGTGACTATTCTTTTATAGGATAATGGCCTATGTATTGAGATGTACCTGTCTATTGCAGTTAGGAACAGACTTCCAACTGAAGCTGTAAATGAAGCAGTGACACCCCCTAGTTTGAAAAGAAAAACATTAGGAGTGTCTATCCGATGAAAAACATGAAAATCAACAAAACTGTAGACAAAAATGACACTGCCTAGAAGATCAGCCACTGCCAAGCTGCCAATAAAATGATAGGAGGGTCTGCATCTCAGACTACGTGAGTACAAGATGACACACAGCACAAGCATGTTCTCCAGGACAGTAAATGTGCCGAGGGTTATGGAAAGAGCAGCAATAACTAGCTGTTGACTTGGGTTAAGAATCATAAAGCATTCCATGTCCATAAAGTTCTTCCCACACTGTACATTGTCATCACGATCTTTAAGAGAAGTAATTGTCTTGTTGAAATAATCAGTTCCATTAAATGGATCCAGATGTTGAGTAATTTGACCATCAATTATTTTTTCTTGAAAGGAGGATAAAGCCATTTTCTGTGGGAAATAACCCAGTTTTGAAATATCAGCCTTTGTGTCTTCATACTGAACTTCATTTGGTCCCATATATAGAAGGTCAGTGGTAATTGTTCTGAACGTAGTGTCCGCCAGGCCATCCAAGATAGACTTCATTACCTCGGACTTAAGTTAAAATTCTTCCAGAGGAAAGAACGAAGTGGCTGATCACCACCTGTAGTAAACAACAAAACACAAGGTAAGCAAATATAGTAGTCACAGAAATAGTGTAGAGACAAGAACAAAAAGTGAACAAGTAGTTTTAGACTAAGTACCTTTGATTTTGTCAATTAATTTTAAAATGTTAACATTTACTGCTTTTAGTGcatattttttatgtcttatttAATTAATTAATGTACATATTTTTCGAATGCTTTGTGTTCTTTGTTTCAAACTTTGTAAATGACTTCCGCTTTTCCCGTTAATGACGTCATGATTACCCTTTGACCTCCGTTTTTTTGGCGGTATCTTTCATTGCATTTAAGTATTTAAGAGGGTGTATAATGTCTGTTttgatggcctgaggaagatgctagTTCTGCATTGAAACGCATTGCCACTGTTACCAATAAATTATCCTTTCATTACGTGACTATTCATTTCACGGTTTTATCTATTTCGAAGTATAGCAGCGCCACAACAAGATCTGCTTTCTTCCCCTCTTTCTACAGAAATAGTGTAGACATTTTGTCctttttgtgtaatttttttttacaaatagaaTTTACTTCAGTCTTGATTAAAATGATTTGTAAGGTCTATGATACCCTAACTGTGGGCAGCATTGGATGAAAGGAGAGGCACTGAGCTCAAAgatatatagttttctatgatTGATACAGTATTTGCCTGTAAATGCTgtttaaatgctgccaggacacataaagaaagcctgtgagtctttCTTCTGCTGCGCACCCAGAGTGATTGGCAGCTCTCTCTTTATACATGCTCATACAGGAAAAGCTGCCAGTCAATCTGTGTTGTGTGGAAGCAGAACTTCATGACTTTCTGGCAGCTGGACGACCACAGTTTGGAAAGtgatggcatgctatcaatgataaaaccccttagggcctgttcatatcagtgCTGGCTCCCGTTTAGGATTTCCGTTCATCTGGTCCGTCAGAGGAGCAAATAAATGCAAAGtattgcttccgtttgcatcaccattgatttcaatggtattttttttttgtttcagtatTTCGTTTGCCTCCGTTTCGCTAGgtttcctttatttttatttttttgcataagcAATAGTGCTGCAGACTACGCTATTTCCAttctatatcatttttttttttattttaaaattttttattgaaaggATATTCgtcaaataaagaaaaagaaagaacaaTGTACATGTACAAAGCAATGAAGACAACATGAGTGGTAAATGTCAAAGATGCAGACCTCCATCTAGGTAATGGTTACAGTGTAGCAAGCCAGGTCAAATTTCTGAAAATCTTCCACGGTAGCCAAGTTTCCCAGAAAGCATCCCTAGAGGTATTCTTCCAATGAAAAATTTCCTTAAATCAAAATATTTGGTCCACTTTGGCTATCCAATGCTCCATAGAACATTCAATTTCATTTTGAATTACCCTCTGTTGTGCTTATAGACATATACATCACTGCTGGATAGTCATCTGAATctagatccatttttttttgttatttttcctgTCACAACCAAATTCAAAAACATTATATTCCTATTATGAACTACTTAAAAATTTGATAAGGCATTTGTGAGACCTACAAACTTTTTTCTACAAGACAATCCAACTTTTCTTTTTATGACCAAAAATAATTGTAAAAGTGGATGAGTGGTTGTCACTATTTCTAATGTcactgaataaaataaaaaaaacctgacttaagtttttacatttattttagaaAATGTTAATATTTTCATGTCAACTCAGGTTCAGTGTCCCTTTTTTAGAGATCTACAGTATTAGAGCATAGGGTGAAAATGGGTTAAAGATACAAGTTTTTACATGTTCTGCTATAACTTAAGCCCTTCAAGTCATAGATGTAAATCTCCTGCACCACTCGATATCCTCTATATTTAACTTGATGCAACTTTCCACATTATTTTTGTGCGCCTTACTGCCACTTTAATCCATTACTCTTTCCAATGTTAGAATCAACAAGTTACAGCTGTGTTATCcataaaaaaaggttaaaaaaaaaaaaggtgtaacttTCTTTTGCACATTCACCTAAAATGGCTAAAGAATTTATTTTTGAGAGAGTTGTTCAGTTTCCAAAACTGAAGTTCCAAAGATTATTAAAGGATATAGAGATAATGATTTTTTTGTTGTTGGTTTTTCTTTCAACACTGAAATTCCAGGTAGACTATCAAAACTGACACAATCAGATAAACAATACTTAAATCTTTGGGTATGAAAGAGTCTACAGGTCCATTCTCCCATTTAAAAATTCAAAGCTGTGGGCCTGACAAGATGTGCAGCTGAAGAAATTTACAC
This genomic stretch from Rhinoderma darwinii isolate aRhiDar2 chromosome 4, aRhiDar2.hap1, whole genome shotgun sequence harbors:
- the CNR1 gene encoding cannabinoid receptor 1, producing MKSILDGLADTTFRTITTDLLYMGPNEVQYEDTKADISKLGYFPQKMALSSFQEKIIDGQITQHLDPFNGTDYFNKTITSLKDRDDNVQCGKNFMDMECFMILNPSQQLVIAALSITLGTFTVLENMLVLCVILYSRSLRCRPSYHFIGSLAVADLLGSVIFVYSFVDFHVFHRIDTPNVFLFKLGGVTASFTASVGSLFLTAIDRYISIHRPLSYKRIVTRTKAVIAFCMMWTIAIVIAVLPLFGWNCKLLKSVCSDIFPLIDETYLMFWIGVTSVLLLFIVYAYMYILWKAHHHAVRMLQRGTQKSIIVHTSEDGKVHITRPDQTRMDIRLAKTLVLILVVLIICWGPLLAIMVYDVFGKMNKTVKTVFAFCSMLCLLNSTVNPIIYALRSKDLRNAFCSMFPSCEGTAQPLDNSLESDYQNRHANNSNVHRAAESCIKSTVKIAKVTMSVSTDTSAEAV